In the genome of Cryptomeria japonica chromosome 8, Sugi_1.0, whole genome shotgun sequence, one region contains:
- the LOC131075233 gene encoding receptor kinase-like protein Xa21 has product MVMVQAIDVSLNKFSIEVPASLSSCTNLQYLNLSRNSFYGPIPTSITELKNLLDVDLSNNNFSGSIPMAFGEMKTLQHINLSSNKLTGEVPEQGVFATIDESTIMGNLGLCGTWIKLSPCSHSKHKQPLVSKKVIIPIVVGTRIFILSFLLFMFSYRWRQRKILDLKVWPLRISYAELVDATDVFSEANLIGIGSFGSIYKGILKNGTNIAVKVLNLQDENALQTFNRECNELKRVRHQNVIKIISTCSNLEFKALVLPFMSNGSLGRWLYPKGGDECKLNLADRLRIAKEIAQGMQYLHHHCFVQVIHCDIKPNNVLLGDGMTPCVVDFGIAKLLFGNSMNSLTSTNALNGSIGYIAPDYGVGGMVSTKGDVYSYGVLLL; this is encoded by the exons ATGGTAATGGTGCAAGCTATAGATGTGTCTCTTAACAAGTTCTCAATTGAAGTTCCAGCCTCACTATCAAGCTGCACAAACTTGCAATATTTGAATCTTTCAAGGAATTCATTTTATGGGCCAATACCAACATCAATCACAGAACTCAAAAATCTTTTGGACGTTGATCTCTCCAATAACAATTTTTCAGGTTCAATTCCAATGGCTTTTGGAGAAATGAAAACACTTCAACATATCAATCTCTCTTCAAACAAATTAACAGGAGAGGTTCCAGAGCAAGGAGTTTTTGCAACAATTGATGAGTCAACAATTATGGGAAATCTTGGCCTTTGTGGAACATGGATAAAATTATCACCATGCTCTCATTCCAAGCACAAACAACCATTAGTTAGCAAGAAGGTGATAATTCCTATTGTGGTCGGCACTAGAATTTTCATTCTGTCTTTTCTATTGTTTATGTTTTCCTATAGATGGAGACAAAGAAAGATTCTTGATCTCAAAGTGTGGCCCTTACGAATTTCATATGCAGAACTTGTAGATGCAACTGATGTCTTTAGTGAGGCAAATCTAATAGGAATCGGTAGTTTTGGATCTATCTATAAAGGGATtctaaaaaatggtacaaatattgCTGTCAAAGTTCTCAATTTACAAGATGAAAATGCTCTCCAAACTTTTAATAGAGAATGTAATGAGTTAAAAAGAGTCAGGCATCAAAATGTTATTAAAATCATTTCAACTTGTTCCAACCTTGAATTTAAAGCATTGGTTCTTCCATTCATGTCAAATGGAAGTTTGGGGAGATGGCTTTACCCTAAGGGAGGAGATGAATGTAAATTAAATCTGGCTGACCGATTAAGAATAGCAAAGGAGATAGCACAAGGAATGCAATATTTGCATCACCATTGCTTTGTGCAAGTCATACATTGTGATATAAAACCCAATAATGTGTTGTTGGGGGATGGCATGACTCCATGTGTAGTAGATTTTGGCATTGCCAAACTTCTATTTGGGAATTCAATGAATTCATTGACTTCTACAAATGCACTAAATGGATCTATTGGCTACATTGCACCAG atTATGGAGTGGGTGGAATGGTTTCCACAAAAGGAGATGTATACAGCTATGGAGTTCTTCTTTTATAG